A stretch of Aedes aegypti strain LVP_AGWG chromosome 2, AaegL5.0 Primary Assembly, whole genome shotgun sequence DNA encodes these proteins:
- the LOC5566519 gene encoding uncharacterized protein LOC5566519, whose product MENANVKGSWPGQEAGGPEPKRNQCCFLCQSAHRKLCRIFAAENLKSLIRKYLEIKILPDMNELVCVDCIEKLKSLRWFALQGRKNDTFLKSLPNELLPQEDKYCRLCLATNDNLQAIFIENTQQHSNSNVLCQLVKECISIELDYHRDFTSYICALCRTQLEMFVTFKRIAQQMQHETTNDINLTGEKNGVTEVNKEIDTPTAFEPVLKEMNDHQSDEPVQKKRRKRRTKAEMALARAQGLCKQPEPKEDKKEKHKTHTKAKSQIDSIKESPAPQFMITEDNGLALNDRRRTIRVLWMADDERNFEVIKVKGGGVRVRMDGFGFFHGRTNTDGTSLWHCEYKIIHNCRFEIVISANGKMATVSNTKNHTHDKNLTPLLNCPLGKGRVLNSDGTEDTIWLVDKYKTCRHVERHLIYRGHRYGLRGPYEEKDISLWDCRVRHCNTTIKVIGIFEEITVLKGTHNHPEITDQEWRDALKDSKVSMHSQDVITPFRSGKTEAKNKTALPKIYAQLSTADQSRDFEVIKLKESVYKIKYQGYDYKLYLKQQDGSTLWKCIWDGLHGCKAVIVVSDNGKTAAYYGLDQHSHPEEPGQIFECDPQQYSVRNIASDAMESITLLARECKYFRSRTIFFRSNLYNLYQIVNDESRWSCIRTDSFGQQCIASLMVTGKMESFLQKGVHCHMPVPKSDIKSIIKPGNILDLSALKQNDHSTTTDTVQPGSSDDVLEILKRQLFTYPMGRGSIWDKSDSRNIPFYFVKDQPKNNETPYKFFFQQYRYAFASIDEYGISQWICCQLLENSALAGTCTARVTIEGVFQRVAVKGYHNHEGISQSLVEYLCSRSEQR is encoded by the exons ATGGAAAACGCAAACGTTAAGGGCAGTTGGCCGGGCCAGGAAGCCGGTGGTCCAGAACCGAAACGAAACCAGTGTTGCTTCCTTTGTCAGAGTGCTCATCGAAAACTGTGTCGTATTTTTGCGGCAGAAAACTTGAAATCGCTGATTCGCAAGTATTTGGAAATAAAG ATTTTGCCCGATATGAATGAACTTGTTTGCGTGGATTGCATAGAAAAGCTGAAATCGCTCAGATGGTTTGCCTTGCAAGGTAGAAAGAACGATACATTTCTCAAAAGCCTTCCAAACGAACTATTGCCCCAAGAAGACAAATACTGCCGGCTGTGCCTGGCTACTAATGATAATTTGCAAGcaatattcatagaaaatacTCAACAGCATAGCAATAGCAATGTACTCTGTCAGTTGGTCAAGGAATGCATTAGCATCGAACTTGATTACCATCGGGACTTTACGTCCTATATCTGCGCGTTGTGCCGCACACAGCTGGAAATGTTCGTAACGTTCAAACGTATCGCGCAGCAGATGCAACATGAAACAACTAATGATATTAATTTAACTGGAGAGAAAAACGGAGTAACGGAAGTGAACAAAGAGATCGATACCCCTACGGCATTTGAGCCAGTATTAAAAGAGATGAATGATCATCAGAGTGATGAGCCGGTTCAAAAGAAAAGACGAAAAAGGCGCACCAAAGCGGAAATGGCTCTAGCTCGGGCTCAAGGCCTGTGCAAACAGCCAGAACCTAAAGAGGACAAAAAGGAAAAACATAAAACTCATACCAAAGCTAAGTCTCAAATCGATTCGATCAAGGAATCTCCTGCTCCTCAGTTTATGATCACAGAGGACAACGGATTGGCTCTGAATGACCGCCGAAGGACCATTCGTGTTCTGTGGATGGCGGACGACGAACGGAATTTCGAAGTCATCAAAGTCAAGGGAGGTGGAGTACGCGTTCGTATGGACGGGTTTGGTTTCTTCCACGGCAGAACTAATACGGACGGGACCAGTTTGTGGCACTGTGAATACAAAATAATCCACAACTGTAG ATTTGAAATCGTCATCAGTGCCAACGGAAAAATGGCGACCGTGTCCAATACAAAGAACCACACACATGATAAGAATCTCACGCCTTTGTTAAACTGTCCCTTGGGGAAAGGGAGAGTTCTAAATAGTGATGGAACTGAGGATACCATTTGGTTGGTTGATAAGTACAAAACTTGCAGGCATGTTGAGAGACATTTGATCTATCGTGGCCATCGGTACGGTTTGCGTGGTCCCTACGAAGAAAAAGACATAAGCCTGTGGGACTGTAGAGTACGCCACTGCAACACTACAATTAAAGTAATCGGAATATTCGAAGAAATAACAGTTCTGAAAGGTACTCACAACCACCCAGAAATTACAGATCAAGAATGGCGAGATGCTTTAAAAGATAGTAAAGTCAGCATGCATTCTCAAGACGTTATAACTCCGTTTCGGAGCGGGAAAACTGAAGCTAAGAATAAGACAGCACTACCAAAGATTTATGCCCAGCTGTCCACTGCCGACCAATCTCGTGATTTTGAAGTGATTAAACTTAAAGAAAGTGTCTATAAGATAAAGTACCAAGGATATGACTACAAACTTTACTTGAAACAACAAGATGGATCGACGCTATGGAAGTGCATTTGGGATGGATTGCATGGTTGCAAGGCAGTGATTGTTGTATCGGACAACGGAAAAACGGCTGCATACTACGGGCTAGACCAGCATAGTCATCCGGAGGAACCCGGCCAAATCTTCGAATGTGATCCTCAGCAATACTCTGTTCGGAACATCGCCAGCGATGCCATGGAAAGCATCACATTGCTTGCACGTGAATGCAAGTACTTCCGTAGCCGTACCATTTTTTTCCGTTCTAATTTGTACAACCTATATCAAATCGTTAACGACGAATCTAGATGGTCTTGCATCAGAACCGATTCGTTTGGCCAGCAGTGTATCGCAAGTCTGATGGTAACCGGCAAAATGGAATCGTTTCTACAGAAAGGTGTTCACTGCCATATGCCTGTGCCAAAGAGTGATATTAAAAGTATTATTAAACCAGGAAACATATTGGATCTATCGGCTTTGAAACAAAACGATCATTCTACGACAACAGACACGGTACAACCGGGAAGTTCTGATGATGTGCTGGAAATACTGAAACGACAACTCTTTACGTATCCTATGGGACGCGGATCTATTTGGGATAAATCGGACAGCAGAAATATTCCTTTCTATTTTGTCAAGGATCAGCCAAAGAACAACGAAACACCCTACAAATTCTTCTTCCAGCAATACCGCTACGCATTTGCCTCAATAGATGAGTATGGTATCAGCCAGTGGATTTGCTGTCAGTTGCTGGAGAATAGTGCACTGGCTGGAACCTGCACAGCACGGGTAACGATCGAAGGCGTGTTTCAACGGGTTGCCGTCAAAGGATACCACAACCATGAAGGGATTTCACAATCATTGGTGGAGTATTTATGCAGTCGATCCGAACAGCGCTGA
- the LOC110673977 gene encoding PRKCA-binding protein-like isoform X2 gives MLQEYEDDYYLEEDKISGSTSKGKDRSAEQSLLLSDQVQSELPLLSDIGSTDSIQNTSTRTTKDSVEGDDPNSSTGLGRVKDEIAFATNDDLPDPVLYADGCVDDSKIIMLCQKQEMERLGMTVSSGTVVVKKDTTNLIGISIGGGAPLCPCLYIVQVFDGTPAAREGTLQSGDELLGVNGVSVKGKTKVEVAKMIQAATEEVTIHYNKLHADPTQGETLDIVLKKMKHRLVEKMSSSTADTLGLSRAILCNDSLVKRLQELERTEAVYKGLVEHAKRMLKAHFDVLQTYQQFGNIFAAISVREPQPRASEAFRIFGELHRNMEKDGIKMIKTLKPILADMGTYLHKAIPDTKLTVKRYADAKFSYLSYCLKIKEMDDEEHSYAAIQEPLYRVETGNYEYRLILRCRQEARVKFAKLRSDVLEKIELLECKHARDLASQLRKFIQGLSTLASETVERLESIPNLFPIEVDLKASAFQYKSALKFQPEEEVEEEVHQAEEAIETPALVARNGSRDSANNGGTSIDQLLAGFEEVDLNKSCSGSSGDNVDLLTELGLADIDLSVGKAPSMGTSLIDDLLIPELGSFDK, from the exons AAGCGGTTCCACTAGCAAAGGAAAAGATCGATCCGCAGAACAAAGTTTGCTCCTTTCGGATCAAGTCCAAAGCGAGCTGCCGTTACTTTCCGATATCGGTAGTACCGATTCGATACAAAATACCAGCACTAGGACTACCAAAGA TTCTGTAGAGGGGGATGACCCGAACAGCAGTACCGGACTGGGTAGGGTCAAGGACGAAATCGCTTTCGCCACCAACGACGACCTTCCGGATCCGGTGCTGTACGCCGATGGTTGCGTTGACGATTCGAAGATCATTATGCTTTGCCAGAAGCAGGAGATGGAAAGGCT GGGCATGACTGTCAGTTCCGGGACGGTGGTGGTCAAAAAGGATACCACAAATCTAATTGGTATAAGCATAGGTGGAGGGGCTCCCCTCTGTCCCTGTCTCTATATAGTTCAG GTCTTCGACGGAACTCCGGCAGCTCGCGAGGGAACACTTCAGAGTGGTGATGAGCTTCTGGGCGTCAACGGCGTTTCGGTTAAAGGAAAAACCAAAGTAGAGGTCGCTAAGATGATACAAGCGGCCACCGAAGAGGTCACCATCCACTACAACAAACTGCATGCCGATCCGACTCAGGGCGAAACGTTGGACATCGTGCTGAAAAAGATGAAGCACCGTTTGGTGGAGAAAATGTCCAGCAGCACGGCCGATACACTGGGATTGTCCAGAGCGATACTGTGTAACGATTCGCTGGTGAAACGCTTGCAGGAGCTAGAACGGACTGAGGCAGTGTATAAAGGACTGGTTGAACATGCAAAACG aatGCTAAAAGCCCATTTCGATGTACTCCAAACTTACCAGCAGTTCGGTAACATCTTCGCTGCGATCAGCGTTCGCGAACCGCAACCCCGAGCATCTGAAGCTTTCCGAATCTTCGGTGAGCTACATCGCAACATGGAAAAGGATGGCATCAAAATGATCAAAACCCTAAAGCCCATTCTCGCTGACATGGGCACCTATCTGCATAAGGCTATTCCGGACACGAAACTTACCGTCAAACGATACGCCGATGCCAAATTCTCGTACCTTTCGTACTGTCTGAAAATCAAAGAAATGGACGATGAAGAGCACAGCTACGCAGCTATCCAGGAGCCGTTATATCGAGTGGAAACAGGGAACTACGAATACCGACTCATTTTGCGTTGCCGCCAGGAAGCACGCGTTAAGTTCGCTAAACTGCGGAGCGATGTTCTCGAAAAGATTGAACTTCTCGAATGCAAACACGCTCGGGACCTTGCCTCTCAGTTGCGAAAGTTCATTCAGGGTCTATCAACGCTCGCTTCGGAAACGGTCGAGAGGCTCGAGTCCATCCCAAATCTTTTCCCGATCGAAGTCGACCTGAAGGCAAGTGCTTTCCAGTACAAGTCTGCGCTGAAGTTCCAACCCGAAGAAGAGGTAGAGGAAGAAGTTCACCAGGCTGAGGAAGCAATTGAAACTCCAGCCCTGGTTGCGCGGAATGGGAGTCGTGACTCTGCTAACAATGGAGGAACTTCGATTGACCAGTTGCTGGCTGGATTCGAAGAAGTGGATCTTAATAAAAGCTGCTCGGGTAGTTCGGGAGACAATGTTGATTTGCTGACAGAATTGGGCCTGGCTGACATCGATCTATCCGTTGGAAAAGCACCGTCGATGGGAACCAGTCTGATTGATGATCTACTAATACCAGAGCTTGGAAGTTTCGATAAATAA
- the LOC110673977 gene encoding PRKCA-binding protein-like isoform X1, translated as MLQEYEDDYYLEEDKISGSTSKGKDRSAEQSLLLSDQVQSELPLLSDIGSTDSIQNTSTRTTKDSSVEGDDPNSSTGLGRVKDEIAFATNDDLPDPVLYADGCVDDSKIIMLCQKQEMERLGMTVSSGTVVVKKDTTNLIGISIGGGAPLCPCLYIVQVFDGTPAAREGTLQSGDELLGVNGVSVKGKTKVEVAKMIQAATEEVTIHYNKLHADPTQGETLDIVLKKMKHRLVEKMSSSTADTLGLSRAILCNDSLVKRLQELERTEAVYKGLVEHAKRMLKAHFDVLQTYQQFGNIFAAISVREPQPRASEAFRIFGELHRNMEKDGIKMIKTLKPILADMGTYLHKAIPDTKLTVKRYADAKFSYLSYCLKIKEMDDEEHSYAAIQEPLYRVETGNYEYRLILRCRQEARVKFAKLRSDVLEKIELLECKHARDLASQLRKFIQGLSTLASETVERLESIPNLFPIEVDLKASAFQYKSALKFQPEEEVEEEVHQAEEAIETPALVARNGSRDSANNGGTSIDQLLAGFEEVDLNKSCSGSSGDNVDLLTELGLADIDLSVGKAPSMGTSLIDDLLIPELGSFDK; from the exons AAGCGGTTCCACTAGCAAAGGAAAAGATCGATCCGCAGAACAAAGTTTGCTCCTTTCGGATCAAGTCCAAAGCGAGCTGCCGTTACTTTCCGATATCGGTAGTACCGATTCGATACAAAATACCAGCACTAGGACTACCAAAGA TAGTTCTGTAGAGGGGGATGACCCGAACAGCAGTACCGGACTGGGTAGGGTCAAGGACGAAATCGCTTTCGCCACCAACGACGACCTTCCGGATCCGGTGCTGTACGCCGATGGTTGCGTTGACGATTCGAAGATCATTATGCTTTGCCAGAAGCAGGAGATGGAAAGGCT GGGCATGACTGTCAGTTCCGGGACGGTGGTGGTCAAAAAGGATACCACAAATCTAATTGGTATAAGCATAGGTGGAGGGGCTCCCCTCTGTCCCTGTCTCTATATAGTTCAG GTCTTCGACGGAACTCCGGCAGCTCGCGAGGGAACACTTCAGAGTGGTGATGAGCTTCTGGGCGTCAACGGCGTTTCGGTTAAAGGAAAAACCAAAGTAGAGGTCGCTAAGATGATACAAGCGGCCACCGAAGAGGTCACCATCCACTACAACAAACTGCATGCCGATCCGACTCAGGGCGAAACGTTGGACATCGTGCTGAAAAAGATGAAGCACCGTTTGGTGGAGAAAATGTCCAGCAGCACGGCCGATACACTGGGATTGTCCAGAGCGATACTGTGTAACGATTCGCTGGTGAAACGCTTGCAGGAGCTAGAACGGACTGAGGCAGTGTATAAAGGACTGGTTGAACATGCAAAACG aatGCTAAAAGCCCATTTCGATGTACTCCAAACTTACCAGCAGTTCGGTAACATCTTCGCTGCGATCAGCGTTCGCGAACCGCAACCCCGAGCATCTGAAGCTTTCCGAATCTTCGGTGAGCTACATCGCAACATGGAAAAGGATGGCATCAAAATGATCAAAACCCTAAAGCCCATTCTCGCTGACATGGGCACCTATCTGCATAAGGCTATTCCGGACACGAAACTTACCGTCAAACGATACGCCGATGCCAAATTCTCGTACCTTTCGTACTGTCTGAAAATCAAAGAAATGGACGATGAAGAGCACAGCTACGCAGCTATCCAGGAGCCGTTATATCGAGTGGAAACAGGGAACTACGAATACCGACTCATTTTGCGTTGCCGCCAGGAAGCACGCGTTAAGTTCGCTAAACTGCGGAGCGATGTTCTCGAAAAGATTGAACTTCTCGAATGCAAACACGCTCGGGACCTTGCCTCTCAGTTGCGAAAGTTCATTCAGGGTCTATCAACGCTCGCTTCGGAAACGGTCGAGAGGCTCGAGTCCATCCCAAATCTTTTCCCGATCGAAGTCGACCTGAAGGCAAGTGCTTTCCAGTACAAGTCTGCGCTGAAGTTCCAACCCGAAGAAGAGGTAGAGGAAGAAGTTCACCAGGCTGAGGAAGCAATTGAAACTCCAGCCCTGGTTGCGCGGAATGGGAGTCGTGACTCTGCTAACAATGGAGGAACTTCGATTGACCAGTTGCTGGCTGGATTCGAAGAAGTGGATCTTAATAAAAGCTGCTCGGGTAGTTCGGGAGACAATGTTGATTTGCTGACAGAATTGGGCCTGGCTGACATCGATCTATCCGTTGGAAAAGCACCGTCGATGGGAACCAGTCTGATTGATGATCTACTAATACCAGAGCTTGGAAGTTTCGATAAATAA
- the LOC110673977 gene encoding PRKCA-binding protein-like isoform X3, whose amino-acid sequence MLQEYEDDYYLEEDKMGMTVSSGTVVVKKDTTNLIGISIGGGAPLCPCLYIVQVFDGTPAAREGTLQSGDELLGVNGVSVKGKTKVEVAKMIQAATEEVTIHYNKLHADPTQGETLDIVLKKMKHRLVEKMSSSTADTLGLSRAILCNDSLVKRLQELERTEAVYKGLVEHAKRMLKAHFDVLQTYQQFGNIFAAISVREPQPRASEAFRIFGELHRNMEKDGIKMIKTLKPILADMGTYLHKAIPDTKLTVKRYADAKFSYLSYCLKIKEMDDEEHSYAAIQEPLYRVETGNYEYRLILRCRQEARVKFAKLRSDVLEKIELLECKHARDLASQLRKFIQGLSTLASETVERLESIPNLFPIEVDLKASAFQYKSALKFQPEEEVEEEVHQAEEAIETPALVARNGSRDSANNGGTSIDQLLAGFEEVDLNKSCSGSSGDNVDLLTELGLADIDLSVGKAPSMGTSLIDDLLIPELGSFDK is encoded by the exons GGGCATGACTGTCAGTTCCGGGACGGTGGTGGTCAAAAAGGATACCACAAATCTAATTGGTATAAGCATAGGTGGAGGGGCTCCCCTCTGTCCCTGTCTCTATATAGTTCAG GTCTTCGACGGAACTCCGGCAGCTCGCGAGGGAACACTTCAGAGTGGTGATGAGCTTCTGGGCGTCAACGGCGTTTCGGTTAAAGGAAAAACCAAAGTAGAGGTCGCTAAGATGATACAAGCGGCCACCGAAGAGGTCACCATCCACTACAACAAACTGCATGCCGATCCGACTCAGGGCGAAACGTTGGACATCGTGCTGAAAAAGATGAAGCACCGTTTGGTGGAGAAAATGTCCAGCAGCACGGCCGATACACTGGGATTGTCCAGAGCGATACTGTGTAACGATTCGCTGGTGAAACGCTTGCAGGAGCTAGAACGGACTGAGGCAGTGTATAAAGGACTGGTTGAACATGCAAAACG aatGCTAAAAGCCCATTTCGATGTACTCCAAACTTACCAGCAGTTCGGTAACATCTTCGCTGCGATCAGCGTTCGCGAACCGCAACCCCGAGCATCTGAAGCTTTCCGAATCTTCGGTGAGCTACATCGCAACATGGAAAAGGATGGCATCAAAATGATCAAAACCCTAAAGCCCATTCTCGCTGACATGGGCACCTATCTGCATAAGGCTATTCCGGACACGAAACTTACCGTCAAACGATACGCCGATGCCAAATTCTCGTACCTTTCGTACTGTCTGAAAATCAAAGAAATGGACGATGAAGAGCACAGCTACGCAGCTATCCAGGAGCCGTTATATCGAGTGGAAACAGGGAACTACGAATACCGACTCATTTTGCGTTGCCGCCAGGAAGCACGCGTTAAGTTCGCTAAACTGCGGAGCGATGTTCTCGAAAAGATTGAACTTCTCGAATGCAAACACGCTCGGGACCTTGCCTCTCAGTTGCGAAAGTTCATTCAGGGTCTATCAACGCTCGCTTCGGAAACGGTCGAGAGGCTCGAGTCCATCCCAAATCTTTTCCCGATCGAAGTCGACCTGAAGGCAAGTGCTTTCCAGTACAAGTCTGCGCTGAAGTTCCAACCCGAAGAAGAGGTAGAGGAAGAAGTTCACCAGGCTGAGGAAGCAATTGAAACTCCAGCCCTGGTTGCGCGGAATGGGAGTCGTGACTCTGCTAACAATGGAGGAACTTCGATTGACCAGTTGCTGGCTGGATTCGAAGAAGTGGATCTTAATAAAAGCTGCTCGGGTAGTTCGGGAGACAATGTTGATTTGCTGACAGAATTGGGCCTGGCTGACATCGATCTATCCGTTGGAAAAGCACCGTCGATGGGAACCAGTCTGATTGATGATCTACTAATACCAGAGCTTGGAAGTTTCGATAAATAA